The Nitrospinaceae bacterium genome has a segment encoding these proteins:
- a CDS encoding CBS domain-containing protein yields MKVRECFLQAVSMVGPDDDARAAWVAMNKKNAPWAAVCAEEGRLLGLLRGDELSVRVRVPEVFLTAGELAAEAVASVRALRISPDEDLDEAALRMEMAGADAALVESSGRPPGVLELERARSKLSGPL; encoded by the coding sequence ATGAAAGTGCGCGAGTGTTTTTTGCAGGCGGTTTCTATGGTTGGGCCGGATGATGATGCCCGTGCGGCGTGGGTTGCGATGAACAAAAAAAATGCGCCCTGGGCGGCGGTGTGTGCCGAAGAGGGGCGTCTGCTCGGTCTTCTTAGGGGCGATGAGCTTTCTGTTCGAGTCAGAGTGCCTGAGGTTTTTCTGACGGCTGGGGAGCTTGCGGCCGAGGCGGTGGCTAGTGTCCGTGCGCTCCGTATTTCGCCGGACGAGGATCTTGATGAGGCGGCGCTTCGCATGGAGATGGCGGGTGCGGATGCCGCCCTGGTCGAGTCCTCTGGTAGGCCGCCCGGTGTTCTTGAACTTGAGCGTGCGCGCTCGAAGCTGTCAGGGCCGCTCTAG